A genomic region of Candidatus Paceibacterota bacterium contains the following coding sequences:
- the tmk gene encoding dTMP kinase — translation MKKGLFIVVDSGEGAGKTSQLKKLQSLLGENLVLTREPGGSPYAEEIRNLILKSPNAGQADAKTMFGLFWAARADHLKNTISPALDAGKTVVSDRFDSSTFAYQIVAQGARELENLFWQMRDFYLGDLKPDLYVYFDIDPVIGLARKNNQGGEELNHFEARKIDFHNALRAGYKEFIEHVPHAVIDASQPIEKVWEDFKSVLDKSFGK, via the coding sequence ATGAAAAAAGGATTATTCATAGTGGTTGATAGTGGAGAAGGGGCTGGTAAGACATCGCAACTCAAAAAGTTGCAAAGTTTACTGGGAGAGAACCTCGTGCTTACTCGTGAACCAGGGGGATCACCCTATGCTGAGGAGATTCGCAATTTGATTTTGAAGTCTCCAAATGCAGGACAGGCGGATGCTAAGACTATGTTTGGTCTGTTTTGGGCAGCTCGAGCGGATCATTTGAAAAATACAATCTCTCCAGCTTTGGACGCGGGGAAGACTGTGGTTTCAGATCGTTTTGATTCGTCTACATTTGCTTATCAAATAGTGGCTCAAGGAGCAAGGGAATTGGAGAATCTTTTCTGGCAAATGCGCGATTTTTATCTAGGTGATCTCAAGCCGGACTTGTATGTGTATTTTGATATCGATCCGGTTATTGGTTTGGCACGCAAGAATAATCAAGGTGGTGAGGAGTTGAACCATTTTGAAGCGCGAAAGATTGATTTTCATAACGCTCTACGAGCGGGATACAAGGAATTCATCGAGCACGTACCCCATGCAGTGATAGACGCTAGCCAGCCGATTGAAAAAGTTTGGGAGGACTTCAAGTCAGTATTGGATAAATCTTTTGGAAAATAA
- a CDS encoding AAA family ATPase has translation MKKIILAVVGLPGAGKTEVVEYLMKKTSWPKVYFGQGTFDELKRQGLPINEGNEKKIREELREKYGMAAMAVVNMSKVKELFRQSSVIVESLYSWEEYLEMKKEFGDAFKTLAIYSSPEIRIERLSTRLHRPLKMEEVISRDYSQIEKLHQAGPISRADFTIINEGSIDDLFKNLDDLIIKLSK, from the coding sequence ATGAAGAAAATTATTTTAGCAGTAGTCGGACTTCCAGGAGCCGGCAAGACAGAAGTCGTTGAATATTTAATGAAGAAAACCAGTTGGCCAAAAGTATATTTTGGTCAGGGGACTTTTGATGAATTGAAAAGACAAGGACTTCCAATAAATGAAGGAAACGAAAAGAAAATTAGAGAGGAGTTAAGAGAAAAATATGGGATGGCAGCAATGGCCGTTGTAAATATGTCAAAAGTCAAGGAACTTTTTAGACAATCGAGCGTTATCGTTGAAAGTTTGTATAGTTGGGAAGAATATCTTGAGATGAAGAAAGAATTTGGAGATGCTTTTAAGACACTTGCCATATATTCTTCACCGGAAATTAGAATAGAAAGATTATCAACGCGTTTACACAGGCCTCTTAAAATGGAAGAAGTAATTTCAAGAGATTATTCACAGATAGAGAAACTTCATCAAGCGGGGCCAATATCTAGGGCTGATTTTACGATTATAAATGAGGGCTCTATAGATGATTTGTTTAAAAATTTAGATGATTTGATTATAAAACTTTCCAAATAA
- a CDS encoding cytidine/deoxycytidylate deaminase family protein, translated as MENTTHKRPSWDEYFLKIMDAIGERGTCDRGRAGCIIVKDKKIIATGYAGAPAGCKHCDEVGHEMHTVVQEDGTQSKHCIRTAHAEQNAIVQAARFGMSTEGATLYVKMTPCYACAKMIINAGIKKVLAAKDYHAGERTKDIFKEAGVEYTLINEEMVTYTNMK; from the coding sequence ATGGAAAATACCACTCACAAAAGACCATCTTGGGACGAATATTTCTTGAAAATAATGGATGCAATAGGAGAGAGGGGAACCTGTGACAGGGGCAGGGCCGGCTGTATTATCGTCAAAGATAAGAAAATTATTGCGACAGGGTACGCTGGAGCTCCAGCCGGATGCAAACATTGTGATGAGGTGGGACATGAGATGCATACAGTTGTCCAAGAAGACGGCACTCAATCAAAACATTGTATAAGGACCGCTCATGCAGAGCAAAATGCCATAGTACAAGCGGCTCGTTTTGGGATGAGTACGGAGGGGGCGACTTTGTATGTAAAGATGACACCGTGCTACGCTTGCGCAAAGATGATAATAAATGCTGGCATAAAAAAGGTGTTAGCAGCCAAAGATTATCATGCTGGAGAAAGGACGAAAGATATTTTCAAAGAAGCAGGTGTAGAATACACACTGATTAATGAAGAGATGGTGACTTATACGAATATGAAATAA
- the rplK gene encoding 50S ribosomal protein L11 encodes MAKKISKKLKLQIPAGKATPAPPIGPALGQAGINIGDFVNKFNTATKANIGEILPVVITVYEDRTYDFILKTPPTASMILKAIGQEKGSGKPNTKKVGTMTKAQVKAIAEKKMVDMNANDINAAMKMVEGAARSMGVEVK; translated from the coding sequence ATGGCAAAGAAAATATCAAAAAAATTAAAACTTCAGATACCGGCAGGTAAAGCTACACCAGCTCCACCAATCGGTCCAGCTCTTGGTCAGGCAGGTATAAATATCGGAGATTTCGTAAACAAATTTAATACCGCAACAAAAGCAAATATCGGTGAAATACTTCCTGTTGTTATCACAGTTTATGAAGATAGAACCTACGATTTTATACTGAAAACTCCTCCGACAGCCAGTATGATACTGAAGGCAATCGGACAGGAAAAGGGTTCAGGTAAGCCAAATACAAAGAAGGTTGGAACCATGACAAAAGCTCAAGTAAAAGCCATCGCAGAGAAGAAAATGGTAGATATGAATGCAAATGATATAAACGCCGCCATGAAAATGGTAGAAGGCGCAGCAAGATCTATGGGCGTTGAAGTCAAATAA
- the nusG gene encoding transcription termination/antitermination protein NusG — protein sequence MAKQTIQEGRHWYAIHTYAGYENAVARNLKQRIESLNMQEKIFNVIVPIEKKIKIKGNKRVEDEEKIYPGYILVDMIVTDDSWFVVRNTPRVTGFVGAGVYPVPLTQKEIDFLLGRMESHTVTHDVNFVKGDSVKIVDGPFKELEGKISEIDGEKGKARVMVLMFGRETSVELDLLQIRKA from the coding sequence ATGGCAAAACAAACAATACAAGAGGGAAGACATTGGTATGCTATTCACACTTACGCTGGATATGAGAATGCCGTTGCCAGAAACTTGAAGCAAAGAATTGAATCCTTGAATATGCAGGAAAAGATTTTCAATGTCATTGTCCCTATCGAAAAGAAAATAAAAATAAAAGGTAATAAGAGAGTGGAAGATGAAGAAAAGATATATCCCGGATATATTCTCGTAGATATGATCGTTACAGATGATTCTTGGTTCGTCGTTAGAAATACACCGAGAGTTACAGGGTTTGTCGGCGCTGGTGTATATCCTGTTCCGCTTACTCAGAAGGAAATAGACTTTTTGCTTGGAAGGATGGAATCACACACAGTTACTCACGATGTAAACTTTGTAAAAGGAGATTCAGTGAAGATTGTAGACGGTCCGTTTAAAGAGCTTGAAGGTAAAATAAGTGAGATAGATGGTGAAAAGGGTAAAGCAAGAGTGATGGTCCTTATGTTCGGAAGAGAGACATCTGTCGAGCTTGATTTATTGCAGATAAGAAAGGCATAG
- the secE gene encoding preprotein translocase subunit SecE, producing the protein MSRLSNYILETKGEMQHVSWPTRKQAFMFTILVIFISVAVAASLGFFDYIFTNILRIFI; encoded by the coding sequence ATGTCTAGATTATCAAATTATATATTGGAAACTAAGGGGGAAATGCAACATGTAAGTTGGCCGACAAGAAAACAGGCTTTTATGTTTACTATTCTTGTAATCTTTATTTCTGTTGCAGTCGCAGCCAGTCTTGGATTTTTTGACTACATTTTTACAAATATACTAAGGATATTTATATAA
- a CDS encoding SIMPL domain-containing protein (The SIMPL domain is named for its presence in mouse protein SIMPL (signalling molecule that associates with mouse pelle-like kinase). Bacterial member BP26, from Brucella, was shown to assemble into a channel-like structure, while YggE from E. coli has been associated with resistance to oxidative stress.) codes for MENQENKCECKMCQKFGWCPAGKWHKVLGVIILIAVVIFIGRAICGGHGWRGLDNKDVSTIVVSGKGEVVVKPDIATVSFTVTEENLDVGIAQDTVNKTVAKVLTYVKAQGVDEKDLKTTSYNIYPRYEYVNKANQILDCSIYPNCYSGKRVVAGYSVSQGIEIKIRDLTKAGKIVSGLGEFGIKDMSGLNFSVDKQDEITKQARDLAIADARADAEKIAKGLGVKLVKVTAFSESGNYPIYYDRAVMSAAPMMAKDVSEAVLPAGENTITSNVSITYEIK; via the coding sequence ATGGAAAATCAAGAAAATAAATGTGAATGTAAGATGTGTCAGAAATTTGGCTGGTGTCCAGCAGGAAAATGGCACAAAGTCTTAGGGGTCATTATCTTAATCGCAGTAGTTATCTTTATCGGTAGAGCTATTTGTGGTGGACATGGATGGAGGGGTTTAGACAATAAAGATGTGAGTACTATAGTAGTTTCAGGTAAAGGTGAAGTTGTCGTAAAGCCAGATATTGCCACTGTATCTTTTACAGTAACTGAAGAAAATCTAGATGTTGGTATCGCTCAAGATACTGTAAACAAAACTGTCGCTAAAGTCTTAACTTATGTCAAAGCGCAAGGTGTGGATGAGAAAGACTTAAAGACTACAAGCTACAATATTTATCCTAGATATGAATACGTAAACAAAGCCAATCAGATTTTGGATTGCAGTATTTATCCAAATTGTTATTCAGGCAAGAGAGTCGTCGCAGGATATAGTGTCTCACAAGGCATAGAGATCAAAATAAGAGATCTCACAAAAGCAGGGAAGATCGTCTCTGGTCTAGGAGAATTTGGGATCAAAGATATGAGCGGATTGAATTTCTCTGTTGATAAGCAAGATGAGATAACAAAGCAAGCAAGAGATTTGGCGATAGCGGATGCTCGCGCCGATGCAGAGAAAATCGCAAAAGGGCTTGGAGTAAAGCTTGTAAAAGTTACGGCATTTTCTGAATCGGGAAATTATCCGATATATTATGACAGAGCGGTGATGAGCGCGGCGCCTATGATGGCAAAAGATGTGTCAGAAGCAGTATTGCCGGCGGGAGAGAATACTATTACTTCGAATGTAAGTATTACTTACGAGATAAAGTAA
- a CDS encoding bifunctional 5,10-methylenetetrahydrofolate dehydrogenase/5,10-methenyltetrahydrofolate cyclohydrolase: protein MIKILDGKKVRDFLSEKLKEKIAKMGKKPKLVIFQVGNDERSSVYIKQKKIFGEKIGFDVEYIQLENTASEGEIISKINQKNADENVSGIIVQMPLPVNFNAVKIIDTIRPEKDADGLTSANIKKFFVNDKTAIVPATAKGIISLLDFYEIEIAGKKVVVVGRSLIAGRSIANVFLNRDATVTICHSKTKDLKEETKSADILVVAVGKAEFIKRDFVREEQVIIDVGINKMKNGICGDVDFENVSKIVSAISPVPGGVGPMTVISLFENIL from the coding sequence ATGATAAAAATATTAGATGGAAAAAAGGTTAGAGATTTTCTTTCGGAAAAGCTGAAAGAGAAAATTGCGAAAATGGGCAAGAAGCCAAAGCTTGTTATCTTTCAAGTAGGTAATGATGAGAGATCGAGTGTTTATATAAAGCAAAAGAAAATCTTTGGAGAGAAGATTGGCTTTGATGTGGAGTATATTCAGCTCGAAAATACCGCTTCTGAGGGTGAGATTATTTCTAAGATAAATCAAAAGAATGCGGATGAAAATGTGTCGGGAATTATTGTTCAAATGCCATTACCTGTAAATTTTAATGCTGTAAAAATCATAGACACAATAAGACCCGAAAAAGATGCTGATGGGCTTACATCGGCAAATATTAAAAAGTTTTTCGTAAATGATAAGACTGCGATAGTACCAGCGACAGCAAAGGGGATTATTTCGCTTTTGGATTTCTACGAAATTGAAATTGCAGGTAAGAAAGTTGTAGTGGTAGGCAGATCTCTTATCGCCGGTAGGTCTATAGCCAATGTTTTTCTTAATAGAGATGCGACAGTGACCATTTGTCACAGTAAAACAAAAGATCTGAAGGAAGAGACAAAGTCAGCAGATATTTTAGTAGTAGCTGTGGGCAAAGCAGAATTTATAAAAAGAGATTTTGTAAGAGAAGAGCAAGTAATAATAGACGTTGGGATAAATAAAATGAAAAATGGTATTTGCGGAGATGTAGATTTTGAAAATGTATCTAAAATAGTGAGTGCCATAAGCCCTGTTCCAGGAGGAGTAGGGCCGATGACGGTCATCTCCTTGTTTGAGAACATACTGTAA
- a CDS encoding class I SAM-dependent methyltransferase: MEHRFSILKTEVSKDYELIDSGNGEKLERYGKYVLRRPDPQALWKKLLPESDWKGANAFFYANPDKKGWKKEKDMLGEWQIAFGDLKFNIKPTAFKHTGVFPEQKPNWDWTSEIIKKAGRSVKVLNLFGYTGGATLACLSAGAEVVHVDGSTSAISWAKENAELSGLDKKPVRWILDDARKFVIREMKRGNKYDGIIMDPPSFGRGGKGELWKIEENFLDLLDNCAKILSDKPLFFLINGYASGYSSAAYKNALAHVVQGFGGEMEYGELTIEEGKSGRLLPCGIFARWNNV, translated from the coding sequence ATGGAACACAGATTTTCAATATTAAAGACAGAGGTGAGCAAGGATTACGAGCTTATAGACAGCGGGAATGGCGAAAAACTTGAGAGATATGGCAAGTATGTTTTGCGCAGGCCGGATCCACAGGCACTTTGGAAAAAACTTTTGCCAGAAAGCGATTGGAAAGGTGCCAACGCATTTTTCTATGCAAATCCCGACAAAAAAGGTTGGAAAAAAGAAAAGGACATGCTGGGCGAATGGCAGATAGCATTTGGCGATTTGAAATTTAATATTAAACCGACAGCTTTTAAGCATACAGGAGTTTTCCCTGAACAAAAGCCAAATTGGGATTGGACAAGCGAAATTATAAAAAAAGCTGGGAGATCTGTGAAAGTTTTGAATCTTTTTGGATACACTGGTGGAGCAACTCTCGCCTGCCTTTCTGCTGGAGCGGAAGTGGTGCATGTAGATGGTTCGACTTCTGCTATCTCTTGGGCAAAAGAAAATGCCGAGCTTTCTGGTTTGGATAAAAAGCCGGTGAGGTGGATTCTAGATGATGCAAGGAAATTTGTCATAAGGGAAATGAAGAGAGGCAATAAATATGATGGGATAATTATGGACCCGCCATCTTTTGGCAGGGGAGGAAAAGGCGAGCTTTGGAAGATTGAAGAAAATTTCTTGGATCTTTTGGACAATTGTGCGAAAATCCTTTCCGACAAACCGCTTTTCTTTTTGATAAACGGCTATGCTTCAGGATATTCTTCAGCAGCATACAAAAATGCTTTAGCGCATGTTGTTCAGGGATTTGGTGGGGAGATGGAATATGGCGAGCTTACTATAGAGGAGGGGAAATCTGGTCGCCTTTTGCCTTGTGGTATATTTGCAAGGTGGAATAATGTTTAG
- a CDS encoding TatD family hydrolase yields the protein MEMKYIDIHSHLDFESYGTDRDAVLERMKNAGVATITIGTGLESSKEAVKIAEANGNVWACIGAHPDDNSGEVFDEKEYEKLVKSPKVVAIGECGLDYAEPRGLDADNRGIRKTEAEKSRQKAEFEKHILFAIKYKKPLMLHIREAYDDTYEILKKYEGKVFGNLHFFTSNLKTAENFIDLGFTISFPGIITYVRDFDKVIKTILLDKIHAETDSPFATPIPHRGERNEPAYVVEVYKKIAEIRGEDPERVRLQLLENSGRVFDVS from the coding sequence ATGGAAATGAAGTACATAGACATTCACTCACATTTAGATTTTGAAAGCTATGGCACCGACAGGGATGCTGTTTTGGAAAGGATGAAAAATGCCGGTGTGGCGACTATTACTATCGGCACAGGTTTGGAAAGTTCAAAAGAAGCGGTGAAAATTGCTGAAGCAAATGGAAATGTCTGGGCTTGCATTGGTGCACATCCAGATGATAATTCTGGCGAAGTATTTGATGAAAAAGAATATGAAAAGCTCGTAAAAAGTCCGAAAGTGGTGGCGATAGGTGAGTGTGGTCTCGACTACGCGGAACCACGCGGACTGGACGCAGATAATCGCGGAATAAGGAAGACAGAAGCAGAAAAATCTCGCCAAAAAGCCGAATTTGAAAAACATATTTTATTTGCCATCAAATACAAAAAACCTTTAATGCTTCATATTCGTGAGGCTTACGACGACACTTATGAAATTCTCAAAAAATATGAAGGAAAAGTTTTTGGCAATCTGCATTTCTTCACTTCAAATCTCAAAACCGCCGAGAATTTTATTGACCTCGGTTTTACAATTTCTTTCCCCGGCATTATCACCTATGTCAGAGACTTTGATAAAGTTATAAAAACAATTCTGCTTGATAAAATCCACGCCGAGACGGATTCTCCTTTTGCTACGCCTATCCCACACAGGGGAGAGCGCAATGAGCCGGCCTATGTAGTGGAAGTTTATAAAAAAATCGCTGAAATCCGCGGGGAAGATCCAGAAAGGGTGCGATTACAACTTTTAGAAAATTCAGGAAGAGTTTTTGATGTTTCCTGA
- the metG gene encoding methionine--tRNA ligase: MKGKKLFYFDERGAARPHSDVGTMSERSRTIRAKGYFYITTTLPYVNAEAHMGHALEMVRADIIARYKKLTGYEVFFNTGTDEHGQKIFQKAKEAGQTPQEFVDFYTGKFKELIKLLGLTEEEGITRNFIRTTDENHIKTAEDFWKVCDKNGYIYKKNYQTKYCVGCELEKTDSDLTDGKCPDHPNLTLEIRDEENYFFRFSAFGEKLLAYYEKNPDFVIPDFRFNEIKAFVKRGLQDFSISRLKSKMPWGIEVPGDSEHTMYVWFDALVNYVSAIGWPSDMKKYEKWHVNTGGMVQYCGKDNLRQQSAMWQAMLMACGLPNSKTVVIDGFVTGPGGVKMSKSIGNVVGPVELIQKYGTDALRYFVAREINTFEDGPMSAESFKEAYNANLANGLGNLVSRIMKMATVNGVKVGDTASEFWSSDMKVDFLEKFEIKNYCDEIWADIKSLDGYIQKEKPFAKIKTDKVGGEKDLVYLLTHLRGITLKLLPIMPETSKAILTLIKEDKNPEKPLFLRVE, encoded by the coding sequence ATGAAAGGGAAAAAATTATTCTATTTCGACGAGCGAGGAGCGGCACGACCACATTCTGATGTGGGCACGATGTCCGAGCGAAGTCGAACTATAAGAGCCAAAGGCTACTTCTACATAACTACTACTCTGCCGTATGTAAATGCCGAAGCGCATATGGGGCATGCTCTTGAAATGGTGCGTGCGGATATTATCGCTCGCTACAAAAAGCTCACGGGGTATGAGGTGTTTTTTAATACCGGCACAGATGAGCATGGCCAAAAGATTTTTCAAAAAGCAAAAGAAGCTGGGCAGACACCACAAGAATTTGTCGATTTCTACACCGGCAAATTCAAAGAGCTTATAAAACTTCTTGGACTTACAGAAGAAGAGGGTATTACTCGCAATTTCATAAGGACGACAGACGAGAATCATATAAAAACAGCCGAAGATTTTTGGAAAGTTTGCGATAAGAATGGCTATATTTATAAAAAGAATTATCAAACGAAATATTGCGTCGGTTGCGAGCTTGAAAAGACAGATTCCGACCTTACAGACGGCAAATGCCCTGATCATCCGAATCTCACTCTTGAAATCCGCGACGAAGAGAATTACTTTTTTAGATTTTCCGCATTTGGCGAAAAACTCTTGGCATATTATGAGAAGAATCCGGATTTTGTGATTCCAGATTTTAGATTCAATGAGATAAAAGCTTTTGTGAAAAGAGGTTTGCAGGATTTCAGTATTTCAAGATTAAAGAGCAAAATGCCATGGGGTATAGAAGTGCCGGGAGATAGCGAACACACAATGTATGTCTGGTTTGATGCACTTGTAAACTATGTTTCGGCGATCGGCTGGCCGAGCGATATGAAGAAGTATGAGAAATGGCATGTAAATACCGGCGGTATGGTGCAATACTGTGGAAAAGACAATCTTCGCCAGCAGTCTGCAATGTGGCAAGCAATGCTTATGGCTTGTGGTTTGCCGAATTCAAAGACGGTCGTGATAGATGGCTTTGTTACTGGCCCTGGTGGAGTGAAGATGAGCAAAAGTATCGGCAATGTCGTCGGTCCGGTAGAGCTAATACAAAAATACGGCACAGATGCACTGCGATATTTTGTCGCAAGAGAAATAAATACTTTTGAAGATGGCCCGATGTCTGCTGAATCTTTCAAAGAAGCTTACAATGCCAATCTTGCAAATGGTTTGGGGAATCTGGTGAGTAGGATTATGAAAATGGCGACGGTAAATGGCGTGAAAGTGGGTGATACAGCTTCTGAATTCTGGTCTTCGGATATGAAAGTAGATTTTCTTGAGAAATTTGAAATCAAAAATTATTGCGATGAAATCTGGGCGGATATAAAATCACTTGACGGATATATTCAAAAAGAAAAACCTTTTGCAAAGATAAAGACAGATAAAGTTGGAGGAGAAAAAGATTTGGTGTATCTTCTCACACATTTGAGAGGAATTACCCTTAAACTTTTGCCAATAATGCCGGAAACCTCAAAAGCGATTTTAACTTTGATAAAAGAAGATAAAAATCCGGAGAAACCGTTGTTCTTACGGGTAGAGTAG
- a CDS encoding AI-2E family transporter, translating into METDNKGLTINITPGSIFKGLLIILGLWFLYYIKDIVLVVLVSVVIASGIEPLIKWFRKYKLSRIPAAIVTYLGLFGIFAGLFYFFIPSILSEASSFLSSIPQYLETTSLWNPLNIDQGNVTTSQKAVQDISNAINNPQQLAKNATNDQIKSTLESVSKSASFGLGDLIRSIQDIASNVSDGLIKMVSTVFGGLLSFTLIIVLSFYLAVQEDGVAKFLGLISPVRHEKYIVDLWKRSQTKIGYWMQGQMLLGILVAVLVYLGLMVLGVKNALLLAVLAGLLEIIPVFGPVLSAIPGIMTAFVGGGVTLALITTGLYIIIQQFENHLIYPLVVKKIVGVSPILVILSLIIGAKLAGFIGIILSVPIVSTIMEFVDDLERRKHLFWKSREQISENQS; encoded by the coding sequence ATGGAAACAGACAATAAAGGATTAACAATCAACATAACTCCGGGATCAATATTTAAAGGCCTTTTGATAATACTTGGTTTATGGTTTCTGTACTATATAAAAGACATCGTACTCGTTGTCTTGGTGTCTGTCGTGATCGCTTCCGGTATAGAGCCTCTTATAAAATGGTTTCGTAAGTATAAACTTTCTCGTATCCCAGCCGCTATTGTTACTTACCTCGGCCTTTTTGGAATTTTCGCTGGTCTCTTTTATTTCTTTATTCCTTCAATATTGAGTGAGGCTTCGAGTTTTCTTTCATCAATACCTCAATACCTTGAGACAACATCACTTTGGAATCCCTTAAATATTGATCAAGGCAATGTTACAACCTCACAAAAAGCTGTACAGGATATTTCTAATGCAATAAATAACCCTCAACAACTGGCAAAGAACGCAACAAACGATCAGATCAAATCAACCTTAGAATCCGTCTCAAAATCGGCCTCTTTTGGTCTCGGTGATTTGATAAGGAGCATACAAGATATTGCCTCAAATGTATCAGACGGCTTGATAAAAATGGTAAGCACAGTGTTCGGAGGACTCCTGTCATTTACATTGATAATAGTACTTTCATTTTATCTCGCTGTGCAAGAAGATGGTGTGGCAAAATTCTTAGGACTAATAAGTCCGGTAAGACACGAAAAATATATTGTAGATTTATGGAAGAGATCGCAGACAAAGATCGGTTATTGGATGCAGGGACAAATGCTTCTTGGGATTCTCGTGGCTGTACTCGTGTATCTTGGTCTTATGGTTCTTGGAGTAAAAAACGCTCTTTTGCTTGCTGTTCTCGCCGGACTTCTTGAAATTATCCCGGTCTTTGGTCCAGTACTTTCTGCTATACCAGGTATTATGACAGCATTTGTAGGTGGGGGAGTAACGCTTGCTTTGATAACTACTGGACTTTATATAATTATTCAACAATTTGAAAATCATCTCATTTACCCTCTTGTTGTGAAGAAAATCGTCGGAGTCTCCCCGATACTTGTTATACTTTCGCTTATTATTGGTGCCAAGCTTGCTGGTTTTATAGGTATAATCCTTTCTGTTCCGATTGTCTCAACCATAATGGAATTTGTAGATGATCTAGAAAGGAGGAAGCATCTCTTTTGGAAGAGTAGAGAACAAATCTCAGAAAATCAAAGCTAA